In a single window of the Chionomys nivalis chromosome 11, mChiNiv1.1, whole genome shotgun sequence genome:
- the Snip1 gene encoding smad nuclear-interacting protein 1, which yields MKEGKSERERSGRRRHRADDALATVVVKQERLSPEPVAHRRPDAPAANPSPPAAEPGRGGHRGSRGRGASRSPAKKKNKSSGRRSKSPRTKRSRSPHYATVKVKQEREDHPRRGREDRQHREPSEQEQRRTRNSERDRHRGHSRQRRSSGERPVSGQGRDRDSQTLQAQEEERDFHNARRREHRQQNEGAGGEAQEVIPRPAGNRSKEVPVKEKPSFELSGALLEDTNTFRGVVIKYSEPPEARIPKKRWRLYPFKNDEVLPVMYIHRQSAYLLGRHRRIADIPIDHPSCSKQHAVFQYRLVEYTRADGTVGRRVKPYIIDLGSGNGTFLNNKRIEPQRYYELKEKDVLKFGFSSREYVLLHESSDTSELDRKEDEDDEEEEMVSDS from the exons ATGAAGGAGGGGAAGAGCGAGCGGGAGCGAAGCGGCCGACGGCGACACCGGGCAGACGATGCGCTGGCGACCGTGGTGGTGAAGCAGGAGCGTCTGAGCCCCGAACCTGTCGCGCACCGCCGACCCGACGCCCCAGCCGCTAACCCGTCCCCGCCCGCCGCTGAGCCAGGCCGCGGCGGCCACCGCGGGAGTCGAGGCCGGGGAGCGAGCCG GTCCccagccaaaaagaaaaacaagtcctCAGGGAGAAGAAGCAAGTCTCCACGGACTAAGAGAAGCCGGAGTCCCCACTACGCCACGGTTAAAGTGAAGCAG GAACGCGAGGACCATCCACGGAGAGGACGAGAGGATCGGCAACACCGGGAGCCATCAGAACAGGAACAAAGGAGAACTCGTAACAGTGAGCGAGACCGGCACCGGGGCCATTCCCGCCAAAGGAGGAGCTCTGGTGAGAGGCCTGTCAGTGGGCAGGGTCGGGACCGAGACAGCCAGACTCTGCAGgcccaggaagaagagagggactTTCATAATGCCAGGCGCCGGGAGCACCGCCAGCAGAATGAAGGTGCTGGGGGTGAGGCTCAGGAGGTGATCCCTCGCCCTGCTGGTAACAGGAGCAAAGAGGTGCCTGTCAAAGAGAAACCAAGCTTTGAACTTTCTGGGGCACTTCTTGAGGACACCAATACCTTCCGGGGTGTGGTTATTAAGTACAGTGAGCCCCCAGAAGCCCGGATCCCCAAAAAACGGTGGCGTCTCTACCCCTTTAAAAATGATGAGGTACTTCCAGTCATGTATATCCATCGGCAGAGTGCTTACCTTCTGGGTCGACATCGCCGCATCGCTGACATTCCCATCGACCATCCCTCTTGCTCCAAGCAGCATGCAGTCTTCCAGTACCG GCTTGTGGAGTACACGCGTGCTGATGGCACAGTTGGTCGGAGGGTGAAACCCTACATCATTGACCTCGGCTCAGgcaatggaaccttcttgaacAACAAGCGTATTGAGCCACAGAGATACTatgaactaaaagaaaaagatgtccTTAAATTTGGGTTCAGTAGCAGAGAATATGTCTTGCTCCATGAGTCTTCAGACACCTCTGAACTagacaggaaggaagatgagGATGACGAGGAGGAGGAAATGGTGTCTGACAGCTAG